From the Oryza glaberrima chromosome 5, OglaRS2, whole genome shotgun sequence genome, one window contains:
- the LOC127774614 gene encoding UDP-rhamnose/UDP-galactose transporter 6-like, producing MAPGSKAERKAALDAGTWMFNIVTSVGIIMVNKALMATHGFSFATTLTGLHFATTTLMTLVMKWLGYIQPSYLPVPELIKFVFFANLSIVGMNVSLMWNSVGFYQIAKLCIIPVLCFLEILFDKVRYSRDTKLSIMVVLVGVAVCTVTDVSVNSQGLIAAIIAVWSTALQQHYVHHLQRKYSLGSFNLLGHTAPAQAASLLVLGPFVDFWLTNKRVDTFNYTAIVTFFIILSCIIAVGTNLSQFICIGRFTAVSFQVLGHMKTVLVLTLGFLFFGKEGLNFHVAIGMILAVIGMIWYGNASSKPGGKERQVYSAPSEKTQKHNILSSQSELDQKV from the exons ATGGCACCTGGAAGCAAGGCAGAGAGAAAAGCAGCATTAGATGCTGGAACTTGGATGTTCAACATTGTGACATCTGTTGGTATCATCATGGTCAACAAGGCCTTAATGGCTACACATGGTTTTAGTTTTG CTACAACATTGACTGGACTGCATTTTGCAACCACGACTTTGATGACATTAGTAATGAAATGGCTGGGATATATTCAACCGTCCTACTTACCAGTGCCAGAACTaataaaatttgtcttttttgcaAACCTATCAATTGTTGGGATGAATGTTAGTTTGATGTGGAACTCTGTTGGATTCTACCAG ATTGCCAAGTTATGCATCATTCCAGTTTTGTGCTTTCTGGAAATCCTGTTTGATAAAGTCCGATACTCAAGAGATACAAAGCTCAGTATAATGGTTGTTCTAGTAGGTGTTGCCGTGTGTACTGTGACTGATGTTAGTGTGAATTCACAAGGGCTCATAGCTGCCATAATAGCAGTTTGGAGCACTGCACTACAACAGCAT TATGTTCATCACCTTCAAAGGAAGTACTCGCTTGGCTCATTCAACCTCTTGGGTCATACTGCTCCAGCTCAGGCAGCATCTTTACTAGTACTGGGGCCTTTCGTGGACTTCTGGCTGACCAACAAAAGAGTTGATACTTTCAATTACACAGCAATAGTTACG TTCTTCATCATACTGTCGTGCATAATTGCTGTTGGGACCAACCTTAGCCAATTCATATGCATCGGAAGATTTACAGCAGTCTCGTTCCAAGTTCTAGGCCACATGAAGACGGTTCTTGTGTTGACCTTGGGCTTTCTTTTCTTTGGAAAAGAGGGCCTTAACTTCCATGTTGCGATTGGCATGATCCTTGCTGTTATTGGCATGATTTGGTATGGGAATGCTTCATCGAAACCAGGAGGCAAAGAGCGCCAGGTTTACTCAGCACCCAGCGAGAAAACACAGAAACACAATATACTGTCATCACAGTCTGAGCTTGACCAGAAGGTCTGA